Proteins from a genomic interval of Lolium perenne isolate Kyuss_39 chromosome 1, Kyuss_2.0, whole genome shotgun sequence:
- the LOC127327916 gene encoding uncharacterized protein has product MSALLRQGARRICGAVLQRTRAAVTSPAVAVERRRIVASRMYSTEEQGHVELVREIQKRKDELYDLIAKGERNCKTSSWWDAFLLARLCKDVTPRPSDCDWRDLKSSTSAISGIKRAGFFSLAFLAVDCYNGSSNDEKVAPGTIMKEEHEASEVETGSHLMGMGNLF; this is encoded by the exons ATGTCGGCGCTTCTTCGACAGGGGGCGAGGAGGATCTGTGGCGCCGTGCTCCAGCGAACCCGGGCGGCGGTCACTTCACCGGCGGTTGCGGTGGAGCGACGCCGGATCGTGGCAAGTCGCATGTACAGTACCGAGGAG CAAGGTCATGTGGAACTTGTGCGTGAGATCCAGAAGAGGAAAGACGAGCTCTATGATTTGAttgccaagggggagaggaattgTAAGACTAGTAGCTGGTGGGACGCTTTCCTCCTCGCGCGTCTTTGTAAAGATGTCACCCCAAGACCTTCTGACTGTGACTG GCGCGACCTGAAGTCCTCAACAAGTGCTATCAGCGGGATCAAGAGAGCAGGCTTCTTTTCATTAGCCTTTTTGGCCGTGGATTGTTACAATGGTTCTTCTAACGACGAGAAGGTAGCTCCAGGCACGATCATGAAAGAAGAGCATGAAGCAAGCGAAGTGGAGACAGGATCTCACCTGATGGGGATGGGGAACTTGTTTTGA